Genomic DNA from Bacteroidota bacterium:
GTTTGGTGGGTGAGCCTCTTGATCAAATTGAGAAGGTTATTCTCACTGCATCGGGCGGCCCTTTTAGGGGAAAAGATAGGGCATTTCTTGCTGCAGTTAGCAAAGCCCAAGCACTGAAACATCCCAATTGGACAATGGGAGCCAAGATTACCATCGACTCGGCGACCCTTATGAACAAAGGCTTGGAATATATAGAAGCCAAGTGGTTGTTCGGATTAAAGAATGAACAAATAGATATCATAGTTCATCCACAATCTATTATACATAGTTTGGTGCAGTTTGTCGACGGTAGCTTAAAGGCACAACTGGGTTTGCCCGATATGAAACTGCCCATACAATACGCACTAGGTTTTCCGCAAAGGTTGAAGAATGATTTCCCGCGTTTTGATTTTGCCAACTTCCCCAGTCTCAATTTTGAGAAACCAGACTATCATACTTTCACCAACTTGCAATTGGCTATAGATGCTTGTGCAAAAGGTGGTAATGCGGCTTGTGTGCTCAATGCAGCCAACGAAGTGGTGGTTGCAGCATTCCTGGAGGATAAAATTGGGTTTATACAAATGAGTGATATTATTGGCGAATGCTTGCAGCAGGCAGCTTTTAAGCTATTGCCCAGTTTGGACGATTTATACCAAACCGATGCAGAGGCTCGGATACTGGCTTCAGAGCTTTGCCTTTCGGATAGGAATAGGAAGTGAAACGTAGAATTTTTTACCCCAACTTGATATTATACAAATTGTGCAATGAAGGCAATGGCTTAATTTTGTACATTAATATTTTCCAATAAAAATCACAATAAAATTATATAAAAAATGAATTATTTAATAATGGCTTCCCAAATGTTGTTAGGATTATCAATCTTAATTGTACTGCATGAGATGGGGCATTTTTTGGCGGCGAGGGCATTCGGGATAAAAGTAGAAAAGTTTTATTTGTTTTTTGATGCATGGGGTTTCAAATTGTTTTCTTTCAAACGCGGTGATACAGAATACGGAATGGGTTGGTTACCCTTAGGCGGCTATGTGAAAATAGCAGGGATGATTGACGAAAGCATGGACAAAGAAGCCATGAAACAACCAGCACAATCGTGGGAGTTTCGCTCCAAACCAGCATGGCAGAGATTGATTGTAATGCTAGGTGGTGTTACTGTAAACTTTATATTGGGTATCTTTATTTTTTGGATGTTGTTTTATGTAAATGGTGAAAAGCATTTGCCATTAAAAAGCATGAAATATGGGATAGTTGCCGAGAAACTGGGTAAAGAATTAGGCTTTAAAACAGGCGATATGATAACGGGCGTGGTGGGACAGGATATAAAATATTATGACGAACTTTTTAAGGCAGATATATTATTTGGTAGCAATATAATTATCAATATAAACCGCAATGGCAAAGACTCGGCAATTATACTCCCCAATAATTTTATCGATAAACTATCAGAAAGTACTAAGGGAGGATTTATCCAGCCACGAGTTAAGTTTAGTGTAGGAGATGTAGTTGACGGAGATTATGCCAAGAAAGCTGGCGTGGAAAAAGGAGATATAATTGTGAAGGTAAGCACGGATACTATCATATATCAAGATCAATTTATAGCAGCATTAGGAAACTATAAGGACAAAACGATAGAGTTACAGGTATGGCGTGCTGGCAAAGCTGTTAGCTTCCCCTGCAAAATAAGTGAAGAAGGCAAAATAGGTATTTTAATGAAGGAGAACTTTGATGAATTTCAACAAGACCATAAAGAATATTCATTGGGCGAATCATTCTC
This window encodes:
- a CDS encoding 1-deoxy-D-xylulose-5-phosphate reductoisomerase, whose product is MEKKKKHIAILGSTGSIGTQALEVMREQRNLFEVEVLTAGSNADLLIEQAIEFQPNAVVISDATKYNQVKEALKLHAIKVYSGNEAIEQVVQMDTIDMVLTAMVGFSGLKPTIAAIKAKKHIALANKETLVVAGSIISELAIENRVEIIPVDSEHSAIFQCLVGEPLDQIEKVILTASGGPFRGKDRAFLAAVSKAQALKHPNWTMGAKITIDSATLMNKGLEYIEAKWLFGLKNEQIDIIVHPQSIIHSLVQFVDGSLKAQLGLPDMKLPIQYALGFPQRLKNDFPRFDFANFPSLNFEKPDYHTFTNLQLAIDACAKGGNAACVLNAANEVVVAAFLEDKIGFIQMSDIIGECLQQAAFKLLPSLDDLYQTDAEARILASELCLSDRNRK
- the rseP gene encoding RIP metalloprotease RseP, encoding MNYLIMASQMLLGLSILIVLHEMGHFLAARAFGIKVEKFYLFFDAWGFKLFSFKRGDTEYGMGWLPLGGYVKIAGMIDESMDKEAMKQPAQSWEFRSKPAWQRLIVMLGGVTVNFILGIFIFWMLFYVNGEKHLPLKSMKYGIVAEKLGKELGFKTGDMITGVVGQDIKYYDELFKADILFGSNIIININRNGKDSAIILPNNFIDKLSESTKGGFIQPRVKFSVGDVVDGDYAKKAGVEKGDIIVKVSTDTIIYQDQFIAALGNYKDKTIELQVWRAGKAVSFPCKISEEGKIGILMKENFDEFQQDHKEYSLGESFSASITKGISTITDNLKGFGKIFSGEVSASNSVQGPIGIMKFYGEYWDWTKFWSLTAMISMVLAFMNLLPIPALDGGHVVFLLIEIIIRRPLSEKILERAQVVGMIILLTLMVLIFGNDIWKTFIK